Proteins encoded in a region of the Melioribacteraceae bacterium genome:
- a CDS encoding kelch repeat-containing protein → MKIRFGSRQLITVLFLNLFLINTTFSQDTLSLPAVQSGSMISDERYLYMFGGLADNEISINIFMKRSSVKSILLNDLSVGDPEQNKWAKEDPSDGLKPEGRTYQKTVYDNNSKSIFLYGGSSGGQIFNDIWKYDAANRKWTKLVPTGASPTNRVAPSLSKVSDGLLLIGGKGQQGTYIADCWLYNIEQNTWTQMANPPANREFEGHQAVGLNEYTVALWGGDNNTFVNELWTFNKNSNTWAQNTTSGNGPQKKRGRFIMEKIDNKAYIGGGTEDYITNVNDFYSLDLSNWSWTRLADMPKKLSAASSAVLNGKLYIYGGRDENGQSSNKIYEYIPATNQWTEKNPARVYPPKAPSNVTVELNNQRKVVIKWKNNSGVADKVIIWRKVNDENWLQIGEAGPNETEYTDEYNGVGTLTYYASATNLAGSSASEEVSISITGVEISPDLPTEYKLFQNYPNPFNPVTNIEFEIPKTGEVTIKLYDLLGREVRTLVQKELNAGRHKVILDGNNLTSGLYFYKIWSVNYSDTKKLILLK, encoded by the coding sequence ATGAAAATCCGATTCGGTTCACGTCAATTAATCACCGTACTTTTTCTAAATCTATTTTTAATCAATACTACTTTTTCCCAGGATACTCTCTCACTTCCCGCTGTTCAATCCGGTTCAATGATTTCCGACGAAAGATATCTATACATGTTTGGCGGATTGGCAGACAATGAAATCTCGATCAATATTTTCATGAAAAGGAGCTCTGTAAAATCAATATTACTTAATGATTTAAGCGTGGGAGATCCGGAACAGAATAAATGGGCTAAGGAGGATCCATCGGACGGTTTAAAACCTGAAGGAAGAACATATCAAAAAACTGTTTACGACAATAATTCGAAATCGATCTTTTTATACGGCGGATCTTCCGGCGGACAGATTTTTAACGATATCTGGAAATACGACGCGGCAAATAGAAAATGGACAAAATTAGTTCCTACCGGCGCTTCGCCGACAAATAGAGTAGCTCCTTCTCTGTCAAAAGTAAGCGACGGCTTATTGCTTATCGGCGGCAAAGGTCAGCAAGGCACATATATTGCCGACTGCTGGCTCTATAATATTGAGCAGAATACCTGGACTCAAATGGCAAATCCGCCTGCCAACAGGGAATTTGAAGGTCATCAGGCCGTAGGTCTGAATGAATATACAGTCGCACTCTGGGGTGGGGACAATAACACGTTTGTAAACGAATTATGGACTTTCAACAAAAACAGTAACACATGGGCTCAGAATACTACAAGCGGAAACGGACCCCAGAAAAAACGGGGCAGATTTATTATGGAGAAGATTGACAATAAAGCATACATCGGTGGAGGAACTGAAGATTACATAACCAACGTAAATGATTTCTACTCTCTTGACCTTTCAAACTGGAGCTGGACAAGATTAGCCGACATGCCGAAAAAACTTTCCGCTGCTTCTTCTGCAGTATTGAACGGAAAGTTATATATCTACGGCGGCAGAGACGAGAACGGACAAAGTTCTAATAAAATTTATGAATACATACCCGCCACAAATCAATGGACAGAGAAAAATCCGGCACGCGTTTATCCTCCCAAAGCTCCGTCTAACGTTACAGTAGAGTTAAACAATCAGAGAAAAGTAGTAATTAAATGGAAAAATAATTCCGGTGTAGCAGATAAAGTAATTATATGGAGAAAAGTAAACGATGAGAATTGGCTGCAGATTGGTGAAGCAGGTCCTAACGAAACGGAGTATACCGACGAATATAACGGAGTAGGGACGCTAACCTATTATGCAAGCGCAACAAATCTTGCGGGTTCTTCGGCTTCTGAAGAAGTGTCGATTAGTATTACCGGTGTGGAGATTAGTCCCGATTTACCAACGGAGTATAAGCTTTTCCAGAACTATCCTAATCCTTTCAATCCGGTAACAAATATTGAATTTGAAATTCCGAAAACCGGAGAAGTTACTATTAAACTTTATGATCTGCTCGGACGGGAAGTCCGGACACTGGTTCAGAAAGAATTAAATGCTGGAAGACACAAAGTAATTTTAGATGGTAATAATTTAACAAGCGGATTATATTTTTATAAAATATGGTCCGTCAATTATTCCGATACGAAGAAATTAATCCTGCTGAAATAA
- a CDS encoding serine hydrolase, translated as MNRTKLLFTWALIAISINSCINNNTTSTAGIEGLWISTKETSSNFGDADNALLLIRKESSNKLTARCCFIMNNEFKMECKFTDVQYDSIAGRIVIIDSDSDTLIFNLDAESKMLKGGIHSDEITPVNFVRTEKDFSNIFYPRKPDNRGEINYRYERPGQIDNYLETESIFKFAKDSAAVYRLIDRIIKQKSGRLESLLIIKDGKLILEEYFFGYNRTKLHRINSCTKSITSLLLGIALHRNKSNNEEHPVLNFFPKYYSYKTPEKEKITLKHVLTMTAGFNEDGDFEDHGPDNFIRYILSSKMETKPGERFRYSGKCTNLLGGIIYTLENKQADEFAKEFMFSKLGISVFNWEKENGVIPCDAGLQLYPRDMAKIGLLVLNKGYWNGEQIVPEEWIAASTKPYVAESDFFDYGYQWWYRSKRNKSWWSDPIRGSKSEHDMFLALGAGGQYIMVIRDLNLVIVTTASDYSRDGMDHQKVPMVIEEVVPIFEAAGL; from the coding sequence ATGAATAGAACAAAACTATTGTTTACGTGGGCTTTGATCGCAATTTCCATCAATAGTTGTATTAATAATAACACTACGTCAACAGCAGGTATTGAGGGATTGTGGATTTCGACCAAAGAAACGTCATCCAATTTCGGAGACGCAGACAATGCTCTTTTGTTAATTAGAAAAGAGAGCAGTAATAAACTTACAGCCCGTTGTTGTTTTATAATGAACAATGAGTTCAAAATGGAATGTAAGTTTACTGATGTACAATACGACAGTATTGCCGGGAGAATAGTAATCATTGATTCAGATTCGGATACCTTGATTTTCAACCTGGATGCAGAAAGTAAAATGCTCAAAGGAGGAATACATTCAGATGAAATAACCCCGGTCAATTTTGTAAGAACAGAAAAAGATTTTTCGAATATATTTTACCCCCGTAAACCGGACAACCGCGGAGAAATAAATTATAGATATGAAAGGCCCGGGCAAATTGATAATTATTTAGAGACAGAATCAATATTCAAATTTGCAAAAGATTCAGCGGCCGTTTACAGGTTGATCGACCGGATAATTAAACAAAAATCCGGACGGCTGGAATCATTATTAATAATCAAAGACGGGAAACTTATACTTGAAGAATATTTTTTCGGTTATAATCGAACGAAGCTTCATCGCATCAACTCATGCACTAAAAGCATTACTTCTTTACTTCTGGGAATAGCTTTACACCGTAATAAATCAAATAATGAAGAACATCCGGTCTTAAACTTTTTCCCAAAATACTATTCGTATAAAACACCGGAAAAAGAAAAAATCACACTTAAACATGTTTTAACAATGACTGCCGGATTTAATGAGGATGGGGATTTTGAAGATCACGGACCGGATAATTTTATTCGATATATACTTAGTAGTAAAATGGAGACAAAGCCGGGGGAAAGATTCCGATACAGCGGGAAATGTACAAATCTTCTCGGCGGAATCATATATACTCTAGAGAACAAACAGGCCGATGAATTTGCAAAAGAATTTATGTTCAGCAAGCTCGGTATTTCGGTTTTTAATTGGGAAAAAGAAAATGGAGTAATTCCCTGTGATGCCGGTCTGCAACTGTATCCGAGAGATATGGCTAAGATCGGTCTGCTGGTTTTAAATAAAGGTTATTGGAACGGTGAACAAATAGTACCGGAAGAATGGATTGCCGCATCAACAAAACCATATGTAGCAGAAAGCGATTTTTTTGATTACGGTTATCAATGGTGGTATAGAAGTAAACGCAATAAAAGCTGGTGGAGTGATCCCATACGCGGCAGTAAATCAGAACACGATATGTTCCTGGCTCTCGGAGCCGGCGGGCAGTATATCATGGTTATCAGGGACCTGAATCTGGTGATAGTTACCACGGCATCCGATTACTCTCGTGACGGGATGGATCATCAAAAAGTACCAATGGTTATAGAGGAAGTTGTTCCAATTTTTGAAGCGGCCGGATTATAG
- a CDS encoding methyltransferase, whose product MNLPSIIQVFLFASGTILLITVSRKSFRSFKVHGFYRFFVFEFTLILVLLNIPHWFSKSFSPRQILSWFLLLISLYLIIRSISLLKKTGGSNKRENATANFEFENTDKLVKDGVYKYIRHPMYSSLLFLCLGALLKNISVLTILLTVFIMLFLIVTAKVEERENINYFGKSYSEYIKETGMFVPFIF is encoded by the coding sequence ATGAATCTACCATCTATAATTCAAGTTTTTCTATTTGCTTCAGGGACTATTCTGCTGATTACAGTATCGAGAAAATCATTTCGAAGTTTTAAGGTTCACGGTTTTTACCGGTTTTTTGTTTTTGAATTTACACTGATTCTGGTTTTATTAAATATCCCGCACTGGTTTTCCAAATCATTTTCTCCCCGGCAGATACTCTCATGGTTTCTTTTACTAATCTCACTTTACCTAATAATCCGGAGTATATCTTTACTCAAAAAGACTGGCGGCTCAAATAAAAGAGAGAATGCTACAGCTAATTTCGAATTTGAAAACACTGATAAATTAGTTAAAGATGGTGTTTACAAGTATATAAGACATCCCATGTATAGCTCACTTTTATTTTTATGTCTCGGAGCTCTCTTAAAAAATATATCAGTTCTTACAATTCTATTAACAGTATTTATAATGTTGTTCTTAATTGTAACGGCGAAAGTTGAAGAGAGAGAGAATATAAATTATTTCGGTAAATCCTATTCAGAGTATATAAAAGAGACCGGGATGTTTGTTCCTTTTATTTTTTAA
- a CDS encoding T9SS type A sorting domain-containing protein, protein MLTRFLKILFILLTSVTSIFFAQKYPDLKLYGFVYHTHFRSGQNNQFLAYILNQGDTLAPSSVFKVYLSADTLKRYIDTSTDIEIIEHRYPAIEPGVNNDFEQIKFSVPELPVGSRWMMLYQVDAYNEIVEVKSNNSGQLHIVEILPPLYSPELITPSNGERVTLPVTFRWRKAINAEHYIFNFYQLSPRYNNKYNFKFVEVSDTVLTLNEMNQMSTYYWEVVSADNNGTNIFEPPLEVRSIYINGPTVELIKPELNFPSDGQTGVSTTPTLSWFTPPGVMYFQLQVSTDQNYSDLILNINSSPLTHTITVENTQKIENLAYDTEYFWRVKFFNDGGESPWSDQRRFRTKPLFQPLDSPQPSTPANNAVEIGRNHVVLIWNVVNEVLFYQVQISTDVDFESIIHQQDSLQVNSVIIDSLQYNTTFYWRVRAKNNYTISEWSPVYNFKTVPEPPPNYLYAPTLVAPANGLVEIRNNPVRFAWTKIDSATGYLLEMAKDTLMKDSFSSTRVGWHWVNMNVGFSVKYFWRVIPYDFIKLGTPSKVWSFSTMPITGVLSWPYLRSPNNMEENVSTNPTIFKWTIDSNAVGYELNIGLDRDFLSTVASIRIEGDTTYKFYTLEPGKRYFWRIRSFNQYYEGIWTSVSQFVTSSLTDIKEESQLQLSTGIFQNYPNPFNPVTRIQFNIKNTSFVELNVYDMLGRKVESLTKKEYDPGTYTVDFNGSNISSGIYFYQLKTSDTIITRKMILIK, encoded by the coding sequence ATGTTAACAAGGTTTCTTAAAATATTATTTATTCTATTGACTTCGGTAACTTCAATATTCTTTGCCCAAAAGTACCCCGATCTCAAATTGTATGGTTTTGTGTATCATACACATTTCCGTTCCGGTCAGAACAATCAGTTTTTAGCATATATTCTAAATCAAGGGGATACACTTGCACCAAGCAGTGTATTTAAAGTCTACCTTTCAGCCGATACATTAAAAAGATATATCGACACATCGACAGATATTGAAATAATTGAACACCGCTACCCGGCAATAGAACCGGGGGTTAATAATGATTTTGAACAAATAAAATTTTCAGTACCTGAGTTGCCTGTCGGAAGCCGATGGATGATGCTCTATCAGGTGGATGCATATAATGAAATCGTTGAAGTAAAAAGTAATAATTCGGGACAATTACACATAGTAGAGATTCTGCCCCCTCTCTACTCTCCAGAATTGATTACTCCTTCTAATGGAGAACGTGTTACTTTACCTGTAACATTCCGATGGCGGAAAGCAATCAATGCCGAGCATTATATATTTAATTTTTATCAGCTTTCACCCCGATACAATAACAAGTATAATTTTAAATTTGTTGAGGTTAGTGATACAGTATTAACATTAAATGAGATGAACCAGATGTCGACCTATTACTGGGAAGTAGTATCAGCCGATAATAACGGGACAAATATATTCGAACCTCCCCTTGAAGTTAGAAGTATTTATATAAATGGTCCTACGGTAGAACTAATCAAGCCGGAACTGAATTTCCCTTCCGATGGCCAGACAGGAGTTTCAACTACACCAACTCTGTCCTGGTTTACACCACCGGGAGTAATGTATTTTCAGTTGCAGGTATCTACCGATCAGAATTATTCGGATCTTATTTTAAACATCAATTCAAGTCCATTAACTCATACAATTACCGTAGAGAATACACAGAAGATAGAAAATCTGGCATATGATACTGAGTATTTCTGGAGAGTAAAATTCTTTAACGACGGAGGAGAAAGTCCCTGGTCGGATCAAAGGAGATTCAGGACGAAACCATTATTTCAACCTCTCGACTCACCTCAGCCCTCAACTCCCGCTAACAATGCAGTAGAAATCGGCAGGAACCATGTAGTTCTAATATGGAATGTGGTTAACGAAGTTTTATTTTACCAGGTTCAGATTTCAACTGATGTTGATTTTGAAAGCATCATTCACCAACAGGATAGTCTACAGGTAAATAGTGTAATTATCGATAGTCTTCAGTACAACACAACTTTTTACTGGAGAGTTAGAGCAAAGAATAATTATACAATTAGCGAGTGGTCGCCTGTATATAACTTTAAAACTGTCCCTGAACCACCACCCAATTACTTATACGCTCCAACTCTGGTAGCCCCGGCAAATGGTTTGGTAGAGATCAGAAATAATCCGGTAAGATTTGCCTGGACGAAAATTGACAGTGCAACCGGTTACCTTCTTGAAATGGCGAAAGATACATTGATGAAGGATTCATTTTCAAGTACCAGAGTTGGATGGCACTGGGTTAATATGAATGTAGGTTTTTCTGTAAAATATTTCTGGCGTGTGATACCTTATGATTTTATAAAACTGGGGACACCTTCCAAAGTCTGGAGTTTCAGTACAATGCCAATTACAGGAGTATTATCATGGCCTTATTTACGTTCTCCAAATAATATGGAGGAAAATGTAAGTACGAACCCAACTATATTTAAATGGACCATTGATTCAAATGCGGTTGGTTATGAACTTAATATCGGTTTGGATCGGGATTTTTTAAGTACGGTTGCATCGATAAGAATTGAAGGCGATACAACTTATAAATTTTATACACTCGAACCGGGTAAGAGATATTTCTGGCGGATTAGATCTTTCAACCAGTATTATGAAGGAATCTGGACTTCAGTTAGTCAATTTGTAACCAGCAGTTTAACAGATATTAAAGAGGAATCACAATTGCAATTATCAACAGGTATATTTCAGAATTATCCTAATCCATTCAATCCGGTTACCAGAATTCAGTTCAATATTAAGAATACCTCCTTCGTGGAATTAAACGTTTATGATATGTTAGGAAGAAAGGTTGAATCACTTACGAAAAAAGAGTACGATCCCGGCACTTATACAGTAGATTTCAACGGTTCTAACATTAGCAGCGGAATCTACTTTTATCAGCTGAAAACTTCAGACACTATTATTACAAGAAAAATGATTCTAATTAAATAA
- a CDS encoding DUF2200 domain-containing protein, with protein sequence MSGHKVFKMKFASVYPNYVQKAERKNRTKKEVDQIICWLTGYTQAGLEKQIKKENDFETFFAQAPAMNPNCALIKGVVCGIRVEEIDDPLMQKIRYLDKLIDELAKGKAMEKILRK encoded by the coding sequence ATGTCTGGACATAAAGTTTTTAAGATGAAGTTCGCGAGCGTTTATCCAAACTACGTTCAAAAAGCGGAGCGGAAAAACCGGACAAAGAAAGAAGTCGACCAGATAATCTGCTGGCTGACAGGCTACACTCAGGCGGGATTAGAGAAGCAGATTAAGAAGGAGAACGATTTCGAGACTTTCTTTGCACAGGCGCCTGCGATGAATCCGAATTGTGCGCTTATAAAAGGCGTTGTCTGCGGAATACGCGTGGAGGAGATTGATGACCCGCTTATGCAGAAAATACGCTACCTGGACAAGCTGATAGATGAACTCGCAAAAGGTAAAGCCATGGAGAAAATACTGAGGAAATAA
- a CDS encoding DsrE family protein, which translates to MQKILIIINDAPYGTEKAYNALRMAMTLQKEHGDSTGIKIFLLADAVFCGLPNQNTPNGYYNIERMLKSVIQKGGEVKSCGGCSEARGIDKIQFIEGVKLSNMKEFAQWTVECDKVLTF; encoded by the coding sequence ATGCAGAAGATTCTAATTATTATAAACGATGCGCCTTACGGTACTGAGAAGGCTTACAATGCTTTACGAATGGCGATGACACTTCAGAAAGAGCACGGCGATAGTACCGGGATTAAAATTTTCCTACTTGCAGATGCCGTTTTCTGCGGATTGCCGAATCAGAATACACCAAACGGATATTATAACATCGAGAGAATGCTGAAATCCGTAATCCAGAAAGGGGGCGAAGTTAAAAGCTGCGGCGGCTGCTCGGAGGCACGCGGTATAGATAAAATTCAATTTATAGAGGGTGTTAAACTGAGCAATATGAAAGAATTCGCACAGTGGACCGTTGAATGCGATAAAGTCCTAACATTTTAG
- a CDS encoding alpha/beta hydrolase-fold protein: MKIKYSLPVIITLFFISTLTLLPQQDNDPVSIGIYKKLHSEILNEGRLLTITLPREYESTNLSYPVIYHLYGDRIEQYLAESVSHIYNLGSTGAIPPCILIGIDEKQLRYRDLLPLNNDGTPTGIENFIRFIKEELFPFVEKNYRTKDFRILAGPQVGANFGIYTLDKYPDLFNAFILTSPFRWSGGRDLLLEMSREFFGRTSVLNRFLSITFDESDRLAKEGAVYVRNFEKMISENPPDKFRLNIHYIEGSSDFNTPLRLKEGLKSLFESYPLPADRQIENLSALIEYYNNLSGQYGFQVDLPEHVLTDVSDRFDSQKKIKERLEVLEFILKIYPRSVNALWRLANYYKGTGEKERALNYFEECLRIMPDFGAAKENVRILKSELEK; the protein is encoded by the coding sequence ATGAAAATTAAATATTCACTCCCCGTTATAATTACTTTATTCTTTATTTCTACCTTGACTCTCTTACCGCAGCAGGATAACGATCCTGTATCAATCGGAATTTATAAGAAACTCCATTCAGAAATTCTTAATGAAGGCCGTCTGCTTACCATAACATTGCCGCGCGAATATGAATCAACCAATCTCTCATATCCTGTTATTTATCATTTATACGGTGACAGGATTGAACAGTATTTAGCCGAATCAGTTTCACACATTTACAATCTCGGAAGTACAGGTGCCATCCCGCCCTGCATACTTATTGGAATTGATGAAAAGCAGCTAAGGTACCGCGACCTGCTTCCGTTAAATAATGACGGGACTCCTACTGGGATTGAAAATTTTATCCGCTTTATTAAAGAGGAACTCTTCCCGTTTGTAGAGAAAAATTACAGGACAAAGGATTTCCGGATTCTCGCCGGACCGCAGGTAGGTGCGAATTTCGGAATTTATACTCTAGACAAATATCCGGACCTCTTTAATGCCTTTATTCTTACTTCTCCCTTTAGATGGAGCGGGGGAAGGGATCTTCTGCTTGAAATGAGCAGGGAATTCTTCGGCAGAACTAGTGTACTAAACAGGTTTTTGTCTATTACTTTTGATGAAAGCGACCGTTTAGCAAAAGAAGGTGCTGTATATGTCAGAAATTTTGAGAAGATGATATCGGAGAATCCTCCTGATAAATTCAGGTTGAATATTCATTACATTGAAGGGAGCAGTGATTTCAATACACCGCTGCGGCTCAAAGAAGGATTGAAATCACTCTTTGAATCATATCCGCTGCCGGCAGATAGGCAAATTGAAAATCTCTCAGCACTAATTGAATATTATAATAATCTTTCCGGCCAGTACGGATTTCAGGTTGATCTGCCTGAACATGTTCTCACCGATGTGAGCGATAGGTTTGATTCGCAGAAAAAAATAAAAGAGAGACTAGAGGTTCTCGAGTTCATTTTGAAAATCTATCCACGGTCGGTTAATGCGTTGTGGCGCCTTGCCAACTATTATAAAGGAACGGGGGAGAAGGAGAGGGCACTCAATTACTTTGAGGAATGCCTCAGGATTATGCCCGATTTCGGCGCGGCAAAAGAGAATGTAAGAATTCTTAAATCGGAACTTGAGAAGTAG
- a CDS encoding DUF6161 domain-containing protein — protein sequence MNEIELKKKEFLDNCTITISDNFTGANFTIKGASEIKSFYSKEKEYWEKLKSRSSIIDYYIRFYTQRINDLNALISNSPAWNVSQIEQHWNNIKGSLSHTNVPEGQRLIYSSTSLAKFIYEEYENNSSQAMHTHNFLINSGFNISNKDALLGYLRGYEFITQNKTSIVQRSKSENKNIAQINNDWIQKTKDLDAIFNQYNNKLEDWKTKFISDNESWQKDRKSEVEGFISKGNEDLNSLKKLYTEKLKLEGPVVYWQNRAKLYKQKGQLWLSFLVANIILMTCLLLLILYNLPLPFHYSITEFKPESIKGLVILATIISLGVFLTRVFTKLTYSSFHLQRDAEEREQLTLIYLALVKEGKIADAERKLVFESIFSRADTGILSGDSSPTMPGVVNIMDKFK from the coding sequence ATGAATGAAATTGAATTGAAAAAAAAAGAATTTTTAGATAATTGTACAATAACAATATCTGACAACTTTACTGGTGCTAATTTTACCATAAAAGGTGCAAGTGAAATTAAATCGTTCTATTCAAAGGAAAAGGAATATTGGGAAAAATTAAAAAGTAGAAGTAGTATTATTGATTATTACATTAGATTTTATACTCAGCGAATTAATGACTTAAATGCCCTCATATCCAATTCGCCCGCTTGGAATGTTTCGCAAATTGAACAACATTGGAATAATATAAAAGGCTCACTAAGTCACACAAATGTTCCAGAAGGTCAACGTCTAATTTACTCATCAACCTCTTTAGCAAAGTTTATTTATGAGGAATATGAAAATAACAGTTCACAAGCAATGCATACTCATAACTTTTTAATTAACTCCGGTTTTAACATAAGTAATAAGGATGCATTATTAGGCTACTTGCGCGGCTATGAGTTTATAACTCAAAATAAGACAAGCATTGTCCAGAGAAGCAAATCCGAGAATAAAAATATTGCTCAAATTAACAATGATTGGATACAAAAAACTAAAGACTTAGATGCTATTTTTAATCAGTACAATAACAAGCTGGAAGACTGGAAAACTAAATTTATAAGTGATAATGAGAGCTGGCAGAAAGATAGAAAAAGTGAAGTTGAAGGATTTATAAGCAAAGGCAATGAAGACCTCAATTCATTAAAAAAACTATATACTGAGAAGCTAAAGTTGGAAGGGCCAGTTGTGTATTGGCAAAATAGAGCTAAGCTTTATAAACAAAAAGGTCAACTCTGGTTATCTTTTTTAGTTGCCAACATTATTTTAATGACCTGTTTGCTTTTGTTGATTTTATATAATTTGCCGTTGCCATTCCACTATAGCATAACCGAATTTAAACCAGAAAGCATTAAAGGATTAGTTATTCTAGCTACTATAATATCCTTAGGAGTTTTTCTTACTAGAGTATTTACAAAATTAACTTATAGTTCATTCCATTTGCAAAGAGATGCTGAAGAAAGAGAGCAGCTAACACTAATTTATTTAGCACTTGTTAAAGAAGGTAAAATTGCGGATGCAGAAAGGAAACTTGTATTCGAATCTATTTTTAGTAGAGCAGATACTGGTATATTAAGCGGCGATAGTTCTCCTACAATGCCTGGTGTTGTAAATATTATGGATAAATTTAAGTGA
- a CDS encoding class I SAM-dependent methyltransferase — translation MNESDYKEDADRYDEQVKEYDSYAQDVLFGLCYEFVKPGEKILDLGIGTGLASINFSRIGLKVYGLDRSEEMLNKCREKGFAEDLRIHNLADRTIPFDNDYFDHIICCGVLHFLGDLDNIFSEAARLMKGGGLFAFTVIPGIGADYKKEMTDWGVPVYKHPPEYIKKLLYKNGMVLIKEQRLLTKGADKVNYDIMFSVMIVKINKQS, via the coding sequence ATGAATGAATCTGATTACAAAGAGGATGCTGACCGATATGACGAACAGGTAAAAGAATATGACAGTTATGCACAGGATGTGTTGTTCGGATTGTGTTATGAGTTTGTTAAACCCGGAGAAAAAATACTCGATCTTGGTATCGGGACCGGATTGGCATCAATTAATTTTTCACGGATTGGATTGAAAGTCTACGGACTTGACAGATCCGAAGAGATGCTGAACAAATGCAGAGAAAAAGGATTCGCAGAAGATTTAAGAATCCATAATCTCGCAGACAGAACAATCCCTTTTGATAACGACTATTTCGATCATATAATTTGCTGCGGTGTTTTACATTTCCTGGGTGATCTAGACAATATATTTTCCGAAGCGGCAAGGCTGATGAAAGGAGGAGGATTGTTCGCATTCACGGTGATTCCGGGAATAGGAGCTGATTATAAAAAAGAGATGACAGACTGGGGAGTACCGGTTTATAAACACCCGCCGGAGTATATTAAAAAATTACTGTATAAAAACGGAATGGTATTAATAAAAGAGCAGCGGTTGTTAACCAAAGGAGCAGATAAGGTGAATTATGATATAATGTTTTCCGTTATGATTGTAAAAATCAATAAACAATCTTAA